One bacterium HR17 genomic window, GCGCGCCAAACCGCCCGTCCCATCGCGCTCGTCCGCATGGACATTGAAGGCTGGGAGCTCAACGCTTTACGCGGCGGCGCACAGACGCTGGCGCGAGACTGTCCCGCACTTATCGTGGAGTTTCATCCGTTTTACACAGGGCAGGACGCTGTGCGGGACACCCTGGCGTGGCTGCGATCCTTCGGTTACGAACGGGGTTTTTATGTCCTGCGCGCCGACGACTTTCCTTGGGTGAAGCGCCCACGCCGTGTCTGGGAGCGCTCACTGTCTGCTTTGCTTTCTGACCCCTCTCTATTGGACGAGCGAGAGTGCTTCACCCTGTTGCTGGAAAGCCCTGCCCGCTCGTAAGCGGCATCCAAGCTGCTCTGAGGACGACCGCAATCGCACGGAGCGTGTGGCAGGCGCCTGCGTTCGTTTGCAGGCGCCTATCATTTTAGATAGCGTTGCGCGGTTCCCCGCTGAGGTTCTATTTCATCAGCAGCCCAGCGTGATAGCATTTACTGTGACTTTTCGCAAAATTTTGGGGACGCGACCATGAAATGTCTCGCAACGAAAGTCCTTAGTAAGGCATTGGTCGTGGCTTAAGGGGGAGATGAGCCGCAATGGCAACGCAGCGGGTAAGCCGTCTCAAACGGTGCTTTTGGGGTGGGGTTCTGGCAGGAACATCTAACGCGTTTGCTGCGGCAGAAGCCGTCCAATTGCCACCGTTTACCGGTCACGACATCGCCGTGCTGGTCGCTGTCTTGGCGGTGGCGCTTGTCGCCGTCGGCTACGGCGTTCACCTTATCCGTCGCGTCTTAGCAGAGCCTGAAGGTCCCGAAACGATGCAACGAGTCGCTCGTGCCGTCCGAGACGGCGCGTTCGCTTATTTGCGCCAGCAGTTTCGGTTGATGCGGTTTTTCGTGTTGTTGCTGGCGTTCGCTTTGCTCGTCGTTTACTCGCAAGTGCCCGAATACGGTCCGGCACTGGCAGCCGGCACAGCCATTGCGTTTTTGATGGGCGTCGCGGCGTCTTACGGGGCAGGGTTTGTCGGTATGTGGATGGCGGTTAACGGCAATGTGCGGGTCGCTTACGCGGCGCTCCGCAGTTTCCGTGACGCCCTGCGCATCGCCTTCCAAGCGGGTGCCGTTTCCGGCATGGCAACGGTTGCCCTCGGTTTGTTGGGCGCGACGCTGATTTTCCTCGCCTTCCGCGAAAAGGCGATGTTCGTGCTGGTCGGGTTCGGGTTTGGTGGGTGTTTGGCGGCGCTGTTCATGCGCGTCGGCGGCGGCATTTACACGAAAGCCGCTGATGTCGGTGCCGACTTGGTCGGCAAAGTGGAAGCGGGCATTCCCGAAGATGACCCCCGTAACCCTGCGACCATCGCCGACAATGTCGGTGACAATGTGGGCGATTGCGCCGGCATGGCTGCCGATGTGTTTGAGAGTTATGAAGTCACTTTGGTCGCCGCCATCTTGCTCGGCTACGGCGCGATGGCGTCCGTCGGTAAAGAGCATGTCATGCAACTCATCCTCTACCCGTTGTTGGTGCGAGGCGTCGGCGTGATCGCGTCCATCTTCGGCATCTCGGCGGTGAAGGCAAAAGACGAGGAGCGGATTGACCCGATGCGCCCCATCAATGTCGGCTTCTGGACAGCGGCGGCGCTTTCGGTTCTCGGTTTCTGGCTTGTCAGTTACTTTTACCTCGGCAATATGGCGGATTGGTGGAAATACGCTTTGGCTTGCACCATCGGCATCGCCCTGACGCAAGGCATCGGTTGGCTGACCCAATACTTCACGGGCACTGAATACCGACCCGTCAAAGACATCGCCCACAGTTCCAAAACGGGCACGGCAACGATGATTTTGGAAGGCTTCTCCGTCGGTCTGGAAAGCAGCGTCTGGGCGATCGTCGCCATCGCTTTGACCATCTTTCTGTCCATCCTGCTATTTCCTGGCGACTTTGCGTTGTCGGCATACGCCGTGGCGCTGTCAGGATTGGGCTTACTGGCGACGACAGGCTTTGTGCTGGCGATGGACACCTACGGTCCCATCAGCGACAACGCCAACGGCATTTTTGAGATGTCTGGTGCGTTGCGCGATGCGGAAGCGAAGGGCAACGAACGGGCAGCGCGCATCGTCGCTCAACTGGACGCCGTCGGCAACACTGTCAAGGCGCTGACGAAAGGTTTCGCCATTGCGACAGCGGTCATCGCTGCCGTTTCACTGTTCCGCTCCTTTACGGAAGCGACGGGATTGGTGCGGGCAGGAGGGCAGGGAATAGGCATTCGCATTGACCAACCCGAAGTCTTTATCGGCATCTTGCTCGGTGCGGCGGTGCCCTTCCTCTTCAGCGCCTTTGCCATCCGCGCCGTCAGCCGCGCAGCGTTCCAGTTGGTGGAAGAAGTGCGCCGACAATTCCGCACTATTCCCGGCATTTTGGAGGGCAAAGCGACACCCGATTACTCCCGTGCCGTCGCTATCAGCACTGCCGCCGCCCAGCGGGAGTTACTGTCGCCGGGTATCTTAGCCATCGCTTCCCCCATTTTGGTCGGGTTCGCCTTAGGCTTCATGGACCCCAAAATGGGGGCAGCAGCGTTGGGGGGTTTCCTTGGGGGTGCCATCGTATCGGGGCAGTTGTTAGCTGTGTTGATGGCGAACAGCGGCGGCGCATGGGACAACGCGAAGAAGTTGATTGAAGCCGGACTGTTTGGTGGCAAGGGCACTGAGTTTCACAAGAGCGCCGTCATTTGCGACACCGTCGGTGACCCCTTCAAGGACACGGCTGGACCCGCGCTCAACCCGCTCATCAAGGTCATGAACCTTGTCGGCATTTTGATTGCGCCCATCCTTGTCCAGCCGATAGACGCCCTCGTGCGGCTTTTAATCAGCGCCGTCTTGGTAGCGGCGTTAGCAGGCGCGGTGGCGTGGAGCAAACGCACCGCCGTCTTAGAAGTCGCTGAACCCCTTCCCGCAAGCGAACCTAAGGTCTGACCTTGCGTGCATAAAACTGGCAGGTCGTTGCAATAAGAGGAAATGAAGCGAGGCGGAGCCCGCCCTGGAGCGGTGAGAGAGTGGCTCAATTGGCGCTGGGGCACCCGCTGGTCTACCATCGCCGCCACGACCTTCCCGTCAGTTGCCACACTGATGAAGGGTCGTAGCAGTGCAGGGCGACCGGCTCGTCTTGAAGTGCGGGGCTAAATTCCGTGAAAGGGCTGGAGCGGTTGGGCATCCGAGGGCTGGGCACACCGACCGAGCGATGCTTAGCGGTGCGGGCGACACGGGTCGTTTGAGCGGATTGGGGACAAGGAGACGGAGCGGTTGCGCTAAAATGATACCCGTTTCCTGAACATCCTTCTTCTGACGGCTTGAAGGGGTGCGAACGACGATGCCGTCTGAAAATGGGCGACGCAATGGCTATCGGATGCACACCTTATCCGTGCTGGTGGAGAACCGACCAGGCGTCTTGGCGCGCATCGCCGGGCTGTTCGCTCGGCGCGGGTTCAACATTGATAGCCTCGCCGTTAACATCACCGACGACCCGCAAACTTCGCGCATGACCATCGTCGTCGCCGGCGACGACGACACCATTGAGCAAATCACGAAGCAACTCAACAAACTGATTGATGTCATTAAAGTCCACGACCACACGGGCGAAGCCGTCGTGGAACGCGAGCTGGCGCTCATCAAGGTCAACTGCGAATTGGAGCAGCGCACGCACATCATCCAGTTGGTGGAAATTTTTCGGGCGTCCATCGTAGATGTGGGTGCCGACACAATGACCATTGAGATCACGGGCGACTCTGACAAAATTGACGCGCTGGTGGAGTTGTTGCGCCCCTTCGGGATCCGCGAGTTGGTGCGCACCGGCAAGATCATCTTGGAGCGTGGCAGCAAAAGTCTATGAGCGCTGTCTTGCGATCGCTTTCAGCGCCGCTTCATCGTAGCCCACGACGACCCCTGCCGGAGCGACCACGACGGGACGACGCAGCCATTGCGGGTGTTGGGTCAACAACCGCACCGCTTCGTTGAGGTCAATGGCGTCTGGGTTTGCCCGCCATTGTCGCCACAGCGGGCTGGTGCGACTCACGAATTCGGTGACGGGACGGTGACCTATCATACGACGCAACTCCGCTGCCGTCGGTGGCTCTCGGATGACATCGCGCCAGCGCACCGTGACACCCAACGCACGCAAGAGCCCGCTTGCGCGGTCGCAACTTCGTCACCCTTTGCGCCCCCATAGTTCCACTTCCATCGCAGAACACCTCCTTGGGACTGCCTCGGTCAAAAAATTGTGCCAAACACCACCAACGGCGTTACACTTTTCAGCGGTGATTTGGTGATGGCTCAGGCATCAGTCAAACTGACGGCGCTGTCGCCCAAAGGCGGCTGAGCGTGCAAAATCGGTCCGGCGGACCTGCAACGGATTTTGCAAGCACTGCCCAAAGTGCCCAACCCCAATGTTCTCGTCGGCATTGACACCGCCGACGACGCCGGCGTTTACCGTCTCCGTGACGACCTCGCCATCGTCCAAACGCTGGACTTCATCACACCCATCGTGGACGACCCCTTCGCGTTCGGCGCCATCGCTGCCGCCAACGCCGTCAGCGACATTTACGCGATGGGTGCGACACCCGTGACAGCGCTTAACATCCTCGGCTACCCCGCTGGCGAGGTGGAGCCCGAATTGGTGGCGACGATTTTGCAAGGCGGTTACGACAAACTAACGGAAGCGGGTATCGCCGTTATCGGTGGGCACACCGTTGATGACCCCGTTTTGAAATACGGCGTCGCTGTCACGGGTATCGTTCATCCCGACCGCACCGTCACCAACGCGGGCGCGAAAGTCGGCGACGCTTTGGTGCTGACGAAGCCGTTGGGCACGGGCGTTATCAATCAGGGAATCAAAGCCAACCGCACGCCGCCTGAAGTCGTGGAGCGCGCCGTTGAAGTCATGGCGACGCTC contains:
- the spxA gene encoding Regulatory protein Spx, with the translated sequence MIGHRPVTEFVSRTSPLWRQWRANPDAIDLNEAVRLLTQHPQWLRRPVVVAPAGVVVGYDEAALKAIARQRS
- the ilvH gene encoding Putative acetolactate synthase small subunit, whose amino-acid sequence is MPSENGRRNGYRMHTLSVLVENRPGVLARIAGLFARRGFNIDSLAVNITDDPQTSRMTIVVAGDDDTIEQITKQLNKLIDVIKVHDHTGEAVVERELALIKVNCELEQRTHIIQLVEIFRASIVDVGADTMTIEITGDSDKIDALVELLRPFGIRELVRTGKIILERGSKSL
- the hppA gene encoding K(+)-insensitive pyrophosphate-energized proton pump, which encodes MATQRVSRLKRCFWGGVLAGTSNAFAAAEAVQLPPFTGHDIAVLVAVLAVALVAVGYGVHLIRRVLAEPEGPETMQRVARAVRDGAFAYLRQQFRLMRFFVLLLAFALLVVYSQVPEYGPALAAGTAIAFLMGVAASYGAGFVGMWMAVNGNVRVAYAALRSFRDALRIAFQAGAVSGMATVALGLLGATLIFLAFREKAMFVLVGFGFGGCLAALFMRVGGGIYTKAADVGADLVGKVEAGIPEDDPRNPATIADNVGDNVGDCAGMAADVFESYEVTLVAAILLGYGAMASVGKEHVMQLILYPLLVRGVGVIASIFGISAVKAKDEERIDPMRPINVGFWTAAALSVLGFWLVSYFYLGNMADWWKYALACTIGIALTQGIGWLTQYFTGTEYRPVKDIAHSSKTGTATMILEGFSVGLESSVWAIVAIALTIFLSILLFPGDFALSAYAVALSGLGLLATTGFVLAMDTYGPISDNANGIFEMSGALRDAEAKGNERAARIVAQLDAVGNTVKALTKGFAIATAVIAAVSLFRSFTEATGLVRAGGQGIGIRIDQPEVFIGILLGAAVPFLFSAFAIRAVSRAAFQLVEEVRRQFRTIPGILEGKATPDYSRAVAISTAAAQRELLSPGILAIASPILVGFALGFMDPKMGAAALGGFLGGAIVSGQLLAVLMANSGGAWDNAKKLIEAGLFGGKGTEFHKSAVICDTVGDPFKDTAGPALNPLIKVMNLVGILIAPILVQPIDALVRLLISAVLVAALAGAVAWSKRTAVLEVAEPLPASEPKV
- the selD gene encoding Selenide, water dikinase; this translates as MQALPKVPNPNVLVGIDTADDAGVYRLRDDLAIVQTLDFITPIVDDPFAFGAIAAANAVSDIYAMGATPVTALNILGYPAGEVEPELVATILQGGYDKLTEAGIAVIGGHTVDDPVLKYGVAVTGIVHPDRTVTNAGAKVGDALVLTKPLGTGVINQGIKANRTPPEVVERAVEVMATLNKNAAEAMTQVGVNACTDVTGFGLLGHLREMLVASGVSARLFAGQVPLIDGVLTLAEQNLFPGGSRFNRRFVEPFVHWHEQVPEPVRMLLCDAQTSGGLLISVARDKLSDLLNALKERGVRWAAVIGEITANSVGEVWVEP